The genomic region ACCACCGAAAGTAGTCAGCAATTTCGAAACTAACTTAAAACTGACCTAAAATGTAACAAACTAATCAATATTTGCTTTATACCAACATCATAACATTGAACAAAAGATTTACCACTTGAATCCTGTAGACAAATTAAGATGTTTAAGTTATATGCTGCTCTGATTGGCAGTATTAATCAATTTTACCTAACGTGTTGAGTTTTGATAACAGACAatgattttcgctggaaatgaACCCCCTTCTCTCACTCACTTGAAATTCTGGTCATTCTGACGTATTTTTCACCCAAATTTTTCTCAAAAAATGCACTTTTCCAAATGAACATCCCATGAAATATTGTGAATTTTTAATGAtggtttaatatttcattgaaagGAGAGTGGTTTCATCTTAAAGCTGTTTTGTTACGATATTTCCCCACTATCCAACTTTTGAAGAACAATTGAAGAAGCTAGATGATTGCTACTTACATTAGtatataatatcaaaataattctAAAGAATgaaattcattacaaagtttatatattttgcatagaaataaattacaaatcaaGGTAAACTCTTATTTATTGACAAGATTTATTTAAGatattccaaaataaaatagaaaaactaCTACTATCCTACACATGGTTAGTTACAAAATACCAaccatacatactgtaactaCATATTGCTTAAAATGTTTCATAGATGTTTTCTTCACAAAATATCAGTTGCTAatagtagaatacaattaaatcATTTGCATCATACCAAATGGCTGACCACTACAAAATGGTTTCAAGCAACAACATACCCTGATAgataatatgaaagaaatttcaACTTGCATGTCCATGAAGTGGTATAAACtatttttgtttcaatattgCTAACATGATAATCAATTCTGGAGGAGTCTTAACAAGTAGTGTGCATATTAACTGGCAACAATTCAAAATGTTCCATACTTTCTTCACCCAACAAACACCTATTTGGTTGGTTGCAAGAGAGCTTTGACGGCCAGTTTGATAATAAACAGTATTAATCACAGAGGAAAGAAAGGCCAAGAAGTTTTGCCCCACGTAAAATATAATTGCTTACAAAGTATCACCATTGAATAATCTTTGTGCAGTGACCCTGTGAAAAACATCATCTCACTTAACATGCCCCAAAAATTGAGTACATCTATGCATAAACATTCAACTCTAGAATCAATTGAATTGCTGCTCAGTTTTAACACTTTTTAGTCTTTGGGTGTTAATAAAAAAGTACTGTAAAGAtttggtattcaaatttcatatattgGGCTCAAAGAAAGATTTTGGTGGGTTGACATTCTTTAGGCTGCGTTCCTTGGTATGTGCTGCAAACTAGAGATAGAAGATCTGCCTCGGCCTTCTTCTCCATGTCTTCTGTATGATCCTGTTTATGAAAGTAAGGACTTACATTAATGACTAAAGGTGCTTTGCAATTTTCAAGAAACATAAAAAAGAGTTGGGGGAGGGAAAATGCATTtttgcttaaagggtgtgaagactcgtgcaaaagaaacgtctattgccggtaatctgacctagttttgaatgaggtgtaacagattggttagacaccaccatcgatcccagaaatacacacacagcttgctaccgtcggtaataatagacactagtgtacagtcagtacatacagctgcggtcaaaaCCCACAGCACATTGTACagacgatacagcgatggacatctcagatccagcttaagataacaaggtatcacatttcattactgtctgcattttgtagcgacaagagaaaaacttcacttgcaagcaacggaaagttaactttttctgagcgcagcacgcggtttggggcgagtcttcgatgcctttaaTCATCAGTGATGTGCTACTGTACCTTACATCGACATGAGCAACTTTGCCCTTCTACGTATTACTCAAAAATTTATGACAACGATGTGAGATTAAAGAATCATTGAATTTTGCACGCAtcaaacaattatttttatcaaaacaaaattcagCAAAAGCCAAAATCATCTTAAATCTATCTGAAAAGATAAAACCTTACTTTACTTACCCCATTAACAGTCACCCAGGGAACATATTTGTGAGGTGGAACTAAGGCAGCTGTCTGTAAGGCCATTTCATGTTCCAACTGGTTGCCAAGATCACCTTTTGCACACTCATTAATTTGGTCAAAGTCTGCCCCAAATTTAGTAACACACTGAGAATAGAACAAATTTAATTGCATAATAATAGGTTTTTCTTAAATACTAAAATGAACATGAATTGTTTACTAATAACATCAAAAGCATCGGAGTGAAACATCATTTTATACGTATATAAGTTTGGTAGAAAAAATTACAACTAGCTATGCTGTGCAGCAAAACTGTAAAATCCTTGTACttgtgtacatattgctgtcaATCAGTGTCCTCCTTGATAACAAACTAAATATGGTGACCCTGTGTACATAGCAATTTGGTGACTATTGTCACAGCCTAAAGCTTAGGCTAAATTGATCTAGTTCATTTTATTAGTAGTGGCAAAACACTCATGAGTGAGAGgggttttttttaatcaaaaatatatatttcagatttttatttattgatttcatttaaatttatattcacGACCCTATTTAGAGTTATTGGCAAGCATATGCCTACTGCATcgacaaacatatatatttcgATTGGTCTCCAGACAATATGCACATATCTGAGTTCATAATGTCCTACAGATATGGTAAAAATTACCAGACAACTTCAGTATTAGAGACctgtcattttattttgaactgtTTTAGAACTGTCGAATCAACGGACCAGATGTGTACATTTCAAGTAATGTGCACAAAGGCTGACTTCCATTCCAAAAGCCACTGCATTGGTATGTGAGTAATTAACAAAGTTGTCACATGATTCGTTAGCAAGGTTGTATAATGAATGCCCTTGATGAcatcaccatatatatataatagtcaGTCATATGATTAAGTgtgttaaaaattaaaaaatcatacCAGTACCAATACCACCTGAGacacagtcaggggggcggatccccccccccctgatggactcaaatggactgctggcgcccttttcagctctttaccactttttacttattcgcgattattgacttttttattgcgctctcatcttcctattgacatttgtcacattttgttggtgtaatttggcgatgacacctatttattcttcgtttatctgcaaattagccaggcccggaaagggtaatttccggcgatctagggagtatttttactcaaaatatttctgtacgctacaggccaacctgtggtggcgctctgcttaggtAGTGTCGagagcgcccctacagaccattctcgcccctcctgaccaatatccctagctccgccactgcctgaGACGTTAATGAAACTATCATTATTACCTTATGGTGAGACAGTTGCAGTCAAATGTGTGTATATTACAGCATTATGAAATGTACATACCTTGCTGTATGCATCAATTGGAAATGTGGCAACCTCTGCACAATGGATGATATCAAAGGCTGTAGGGAATTTTTCAAAGTGCAGGGTACAAGTTTCTAAAAGATTCCCCCAGCATTCCATAGCTCCATGCTGGCAAGTAAAGTTCCATTTGTCACCAACTGCTGTTTCCTGGAAATGGGAGAATTAAacagtatttatatttactTAGGTCTGTTACAAGTACAGCTCATTTTTGTTACAGCATTTTTCaatgaaaaaaagagataaaTAGTGTTATCTTTACCCGAGATATTTTGGAAATATTGCAAGTGAAAGGTTATAAATCGGCTCTGTCATTCCAGTATGATAAGTGTCCTTTGGTAAATTACGCCATATAGAATGGAAATATCATAATAGTTGATGTCTTAATTTCTTATGAAGACAGATCAAGACATATAATGCACGGCCATGCACAGCCTATATGACctacacatactgtaccatgCAGTATGTATGCCTgtagtggtattaaatttatgGACATTCACGGTAAGCAGGAGATCAGCATCTTCTAGCACCCCTAATTAACATAACATTTCTCAGAATCGGAACAAGTCACCTCTGGAATTATATTTCGTGACAGCCTCCCAGCGAAAGATTATGCATGTACATGTTGAACACTACAGATGAAATAAGCCTGCCCAGAATGCTGTTAATTTTAAAATAGGTTTTTCTCTCACCTCAGCATTCCCATATGGCACAAGTTGAAGGTTCATTATTCCTGTGTTTTCAAGCGTTTTCCACGTTGGATACAGCATCTTCTTGATGAAGTTCCTACAGTCAGGGCACAGTGACTCAATATACACAGTGACATTCACTGGAGGCGCTGGGTCATGTGATCTGGTCTTCCAATCCTGACATTGCTGTTCAACCTAATACATGTGGACAAATGGTGTGTTTCATATAGTTATAGCCCCAAatcatgatattgataattataaaacaaagcCTCAAATTCTGATattgataattataataaatagataaaatGAAGCAAGAAAGAATTTGACACAATATTTCATTAGTAAAGAGTGCAATGCAACTTTACCATTCACTCTAGAAATGGAAAATCATTATCCTGTTGACAGATATATCTACGCCAAATGCACTTGAGTACAGAAACTCTAGATACCAAAAATCAAATGTGATAAAAACCTACAAGTGTATGCTTTGAGCTCAGTATACAGTAGCATGCACTTATACTGTAATCAGAGTAGATTCTAGCTACTGTAAGTATAGACTAAATATTGCAATAAACTTGATAACTTGATAAACAATTGTTTATCTCTTGAGTCTTAAGACTCAAGAGAGGATATTTCTATAAGTTCTATAATTACAAACAGGATGCAGTTTGGGTGACTGAAGCCTGGGAGTATCTCTAGATAAAGATTAATTACTTTAAATACATCCAGTATGTTACAACTATCATGACAAATATAGCATTATAATGATGCTAGACATGCATTCAAATATTAGCTGTTCTAGTAAGGAATTACAGTATTATACAGGGTAAGTCTTGTTCTTTAATtcgtatacatacatattaactTCTTAAATCTTGATTTGTTCCATCATGAGCTACGACAAGAGTATATAACAACTTAAACATGCTAATTCTTTTCAAAAAGCATACTTTTTTGTGGAAATGATGTGAGTTCGGTACAAAACTGCACGAGTCACTTTTTCGGCCAACATGATACTTGATAGGCATCAGTTGTGCTTTTAACAGAATGCAGAATGTGACTTTTACTTAAGAAATTGATTGAAGTAGGGTTACTTCAGGAGTTCAACATCTTATAATGGTATTACTTAGGTTTTAACCTGATTTGGTACACCAGTATGACGAGAAATGTCATAGACATTCAAGTTCATATGAAAACATGGGTTTCATCCCATGTACATTATATACCTGTACACCAATCTTAGCCTACCATAATACAGACTGTATGGGCCTTTGAGGCAACAAGTGTTTCTGTTTTTTACTATCTGTGTGCTAAATTAACCCTTTTCAGAAGATCATGAACCACTTTGTGTCATATTTCAAAGGCAAGATATCAATTCAATGACTTGTGGGACAGTCCATTCAAAGTCTGAGTCACACCATTGTGAATCCTTTGTTTCATGTAATGTGGCTGTGTGGTACAAATACAAGTATTTAACACAGAATAAAGTACAATTAATAATTCCTAACTTTCTCCTACCATGTGGCTTGAACAGAGTATTTCCCTCCAGGCTTAATTCTTACTATTAAAAATTGGTTTCATTCAGCAGCTACCTTTAAAAATAGGCCTGACTTAGTCCTAGCATAAGATGTGTTACGACTGTGCTCGAAGCTGAAAATGAGCGGAGATTATAGGCTATGTACCTGGCAAGCTCGGGAAATCCCCGGATCACTGCACCACAGACTTGGTGGGTAATTGCATTCTTCACAACTGCAACTTGCTGCGAAAAGGAGCAAAACTGCAAAAGTAATTCTCAACATTTCGTCGCTTTGGTCAGGGAACTGTAATACTTGTGCGACGACTAGTAGTAATGAATATTATTATACAGCTTCGTCATGCATTCTTCCGTGTAGATCGAAACAGCGTGATGTTGATTGTTTGGAATTGCGCAATGTATGTACGAGATCCTGATACGCTGTCATTGGTCCTCTATCTTCATAGTGCCAGAATTGCACCTTTAATGAACATAGTGACATACCGTGCAGGCGTGTGGTTATGTCAGAGCGAAGCATGTGACTTTGGTGGTACTGTGAAATATCGTTATCTTCTGTACTATCTAATAACGCTATAAATCTATCGAAGTGTTCTAGCTACAAAagccaaaaaagaaagaaaaaggtttTGGTTTGGTTACGGAAAGATCAGTCTTTTATACCGAAATATCAACTTGGTCATGGTATGGAAAATTGAAAGTACCATGATTCCATGAGTGGTGAACTCCTCAGCTTTCCAAAGCGAGCTGACATTTATAAATGGCAATATGAATCCCTGTGTACCTCCACAGACAGAGATCATACAGAGCTCCCAAACTGTCTTCACAAAAATTGGGactagttggggggggggggggtaggtaggTGTTAGAGATTAGTGGAAAAATGAGAATTTGGCAAAACTGAAAGAAGATAACGTTATATAAACTTAGATTAGGGTTTTAAACATTACGCCTGCAATAACCAACATAAAGTGTGGTGCTTAATTAACTTAGTGGTGCAGAAAACAAAGGCACAGTAGCATAATTGTCTTGTAAAATGATTGCCCGAATCGGTTTTCTCCACATTCGTAACGCAGGTAAAACGTGTGGCCCGTTTCTGATGGCaatctagaaaaaaaaacagaaatcaaattttgaCAGAGTAACATAATACCAGTAGACAGTGAGATTAACTTAAAGACCAGGCACGACTTGCTGAGAAATCGGTAAAGTTGACAGGATCTACATTTATGACAGTACCAAAGGCGCTTTAACACAGGCCTTTTTGAGACTACACACTGTTGGGCAGCGTATATGCCTATCCAAAGCTTCGACAAATATTCACCTGACTTTGATGATTTTGTGTGAAAGTCAACGAAGAAGTTATGAAGGGTAGGCCCTATGCCTGACTTAGAAGCCCACTTTTAATAGACACACTATACAACATTTTAACTAGTCCAGTATCTTTGCCAGGAAGTCTTGAAAACAGATCGAGGCACATTTCTTCATCAAATATGGGCTTCCCCACTGATTTTCATTTCCACACACCCCTGTAAACTTACACTTGGCTACTTCACTAATGCAGATATACTGAAGtactgattcaaaatctgcacCATCCCACTACCTCTTCTGTAGCCCCCTCATCCACCTCCCCTCTCACCaaaaagcaataaaaaaaaagcaaagtttctaaattgcaaaaaaagaaaagtgtaTTTGCTTCAAAAAGGATCGAGCACCAAAAACATGCTTCTAGATAAGGAGAATCATTATGATTTGTCTCAAGTAGGATCTAAAACATTTGGGAACTTCACTCTGTTACAGTCTCTGTTTATGTGAATTGTTAAGTAATGCAAAAGTTGCCCTGCATAATCTATAATTGGGGATGGATGATTCAAAATTGAGTAGTGCTGCTAAAGTGTGGGGGACCTAGTTGTCTATCAAGTTGGGAAAGGGTCCAGAGGGGGAGGAATAAACCATGGTGCTTTTTCCCAAATCAACTAATGGTGCAGACAATTTAAGAGTATACTTTTGCATAATCAGTTATTGACACGAGGGTATCTCTTTACAGCTGTTTAAGTGTTTATCCTGttaatattgaaaaaaagaatCAGTGGTGAGATCTTTGTAGGGTTGGGCCAAATTGCATCAATTACAAAACATACCCATGGAGCTGATCAATGATGAAGAATATGATTTTATTCAgagtaaaataaattaagacCCCTCTTTTcctgtctccccccccccatccacctcTTCCTCCTCCCAACAGATATACAAAAAAATGCACTTTCTTCAATTTCAATAAGATTATGGAATGTATTACTCAACAAACCAGTTATTTCTGTTacataacaattttaaaatatatatattcatagtttCTGCAACATCATGAGCTGAATTAACATTTAATTGCAATGGCATTGTTTACAAGAAAAAAAGTCAtagttaataaatataaataatatccaatattttgaaatgtaatatttatcGGTAGTTTTATACATAGTGGAAATGTTTATGTATTAAACAATGGCTGTTCCTTAAGTGTTACAAGTTTTGTTTCATCTACTCTTTGACCAATAAATGTAGACTTTACCAAAATTTAACAACTACTCATCAATCAGGTGTCCCCTCCTACATAGAGAAATTTTGTTCGTGGGATAAGCTTGACAGCATCTGTTATCAAAGGTTAAGCCATTTGGAAAAAATTCTGAAAActttgggggtgggtggggggagggggcactgTTCCAGATTAAGTTTTAATAACTGTCATACTGAAACTTCAGTAATTCTAGTAATTGTTTGGAATAATCCACTTTTCACCAGACTCACTTCCCTTACAACTGGAATTTCCATTGCATAATCTTCTTCACATTCAGATACGAGCAATGAGCTTGTATAGCTCTTATATGAGAAAAAACTACAACCACTTCAGCCTAGAATCTTACATGCAAAATAGAAACTAGGCTAGGTTTGATCAACTATCATTGGAGGTGTTGGTAAACAGGACAAAGGCTTTCTCAATATTTCGAAGACAGTCAAAGGACCTTTGAGATTGTGAGGAATCCCATTAACATAGAAGTATGCCCAGGGGGCCGGGGGGGGCAATCAAATGGTCAACTTTTAGCTACAGATATAATATCTCATAATCCATGAAATATTATGGGGAATACACACAAACTATTGGATAGTACACATGAAACATGTAATAGATACATTGCGAGACTACTAAAGTTGCCTGTTGAGCACCTAGAATTATATCATACTTCTGGTAAAAGGCCTCAAGTCCCAGTCCCCCCCCTATCCCACAGAAGCATCAGAGAAGCTTCCTACCCTATAACTTAAGTGAAATGGGCTGAAGATGAAACATACGTACACATATTCATAAGTATCAGAGAAAAgaccagaaaagaaaaaagactgCAGTGAATTTGGCACATTACAACCAGAGTGAttcaagagaaaataaaaatattttatgaaatgaaTACATAAGATGAAGAAATATATCTCAAGAAATGTTCTCAGGCCAAAAATGTATACTAATAGTCTGATTAATAAGATGGTACAATCACAGTAAAAGAAGTATAAAGCCACAATGATCGGGAGCAGAATCTCCCTTCACAGGTTTGTTAGTCGTGAAGATCCATGTTGTTACAACACGCTCGTATACAATTAACAGCTGACCAATGCACACGATGTCTGTTTTCTGTGAACGACCAATGCTCGTTAAAGCTCATATGCGCATTTCCCCACGATCTGTTGCATTTTTTAAAACTGCAGCAGTTCTAAGTCTTGAGCTAACCCCCTCACAGCCAACTGCCACAGCACCCTGATTAGACCAAATCACTATTTCCTTTATGCTAATGAAGGGATTACTTAGCAAGGCTATGTCATTTTCGAACAAACCTATCTAGGGTTAGGAGCATGACATCCATATAGGTGTGTATAGGTTAGGAGCATGACATCCATATAGGTGTGTATAGGTTAGGAGCCTAACATCCATACAGTTGTTTAAAGAACAATTTTTGCTTTGTCACATTGTCTGCCAGCAAAACATCCATTTAAATTTAAGAACAAATCTATTGATATAGCTAGCCACCTTCTATCCCTTAAAACCACTTTATTAGTCTTTTATCTTTCCTTCAGTGAAGAGAGCTCACCACCAATAGGCTAAGGCAGTATATGTTTGCTTGTCtttgttgtaatattattatttcacTTATATGAGTACTTTATCATCAATATTCTCATCTGCTTCTACATTTTATGTCATTTCTCTTCAAGGCATGCTCCTGATAAATATAAACAAGTTATAAAGATcgtttttattaaaattatacaATTATAGTTGTTCGTCAAATGCTGAAGGCAATCCTTCCCCTCATTACTATTTCCAGGATTTATGTGCAGCATACCCTCATCAAGGGACAAACAGTAAATCATTCACACAGAAATACTTTTCATACTTGACCAATAGTTGATTTAAGTAAAAACCCTCTCAAGAACCAAGGTAAATAGTTATtaatgagatgataatgatgtgatgtcaaaggtcactcgAGAATAAATATCCATACAGATACACCTTGCTCTTGCtgtaaacaaatctttggaTACTGTCAAATTGAGTTTTACATCAACCTCAGTAACATcatattttctctttgaaaatgAGCCacaaaaatacatcaaatattGATAAGATATTGAAAAcagccatttaaaaaaaaacacatctcaTTAAAGAAAAGGTAATTTTTAAAGAAGATTTAAAAATCAAGTAAAGACTTGAACTGGATTGTCTTAGACTTAAAACAACCGGAAAACTAACATGTTAAGTGGTTCTAATGTCTAAatatattcatagtgtggtaagccatccatgataatattcatgaacttgtgcacaccaaaatgaagaggattatctaCTGACTAATGCAGCAACATATCAAAGAAGGTACCGGGCATCAGTTTTCATGTTGACagtctatttagtgacatagtTTAATAAAAATTGTGCACCTAAATGGCCAAAAGTATTCGGCCCAAACAAACtgatgcaaaaatatatttgccccCCAAATTTAAACCCCCAAAAAGTAGGGCCAATAAATGTTGGGCCTACAAATTTGgacccaaagaatgtgtcccaaaatgcatttgaggtggaaacaAAATTTGGGCCCTCCCTGCGCAAAAATGCGCCAggaatatttttaattgttcagATGCACAGACACATACGTTCCGATGGATGCAAAGCATCGGAACCAAAAATGATTACCTCAAGATGAAATTCTTTCCTTCACTAACTAAAATATTAACTGAAACCATGCATTTATGTTCCTTATTTCATTGTAACAAAGTTGTAAGCCATGACAATCCATTTCTTATTTTTCTAAAGAGTACATTCCAAATAAATACTTTTATCACAAGATTCTCATAATATGGTGCaattgacaaaataaataactaaaCCCTCCAATAAAATTGGACTTCTGATTAACATAGAATAGCTTGAACTTTAAAAACAGATGAATATTATcagaaaatattattaagatgagtttcttcacattttttcatgtttagAATTCAAAAGTAAATCTGGTGCAGTTTGTACAAAGAGTGCGCGTAGATCGACAAAGAGTAAAAGTTTAAGGTCTCATCTAAATATTGCACCTTCGCTACACGAGATACTAGTGTAGATTCACAGAGGCAATTGAAGTCACCTGAAGGAGGATATCAATTCAAAAGGCtgttccaacaaagttaagctTTATCGAATATagacagaaaacaaatattgaattaCAACCACTGACAAGGTTGCTACATATAGTTATCATTAacataatttatgcaaatttacctgcttccttttttttttagttcatCTCGCATGTAAGGTTTTCAACTGTTGGGTCAAATGAACTTGCAATTTTACAGCTGAGCTTCATTATTAAGTTGTGGACCACCTCACATGCAAAACAGTTTAGATTGTCATTCTTGTCATCTTGATATGGCCTAGTTTTTCTTGGTGTGTTTTCTGTTCTTGTGTTGAATAACAGTTCCTTGTAAAGCTTGATAACTTTGATTTGAAAGTAGGGATGATCTTGTctttaaaatattgtaattaatgCA from Apostichopus japonicus isolate 1M-3 chromosome 2, ASM3797524v1, whole genome shotgun sequence harbors:
- the LOC139982307 gene encoding gamma-interferon-inducible lysosomal thiol reductase-like isoform X1, whose protein sequence is MLRITFAVLLLFAASCSCEECNYPPSLWCSDPGISRACQVEQQCQDWKTRSHDPAPPVNVTVYIESLCPDCRNFIKKMLYPTWKTLENTGIMNLQLVPYGNAEETAVGDKWNFTCQHGAMECWGNLLETCTLHFEKFPTAFDIIHCAEVATFPIDAYSKCVTKFGADFDQINECAKGDLGNQLEHEMALQTAALVPPHKYVPWVTVNGDHTEDMEKKAEADLLSLVCSTYQGTQPKECQPTKIFL
- the LOC139982307 gene encoding gamma-interferon-inducible lysosomal thiol reductase-like isoform X2; this encodes MVEQQCQDWKTRSHDPAPPVNVTVYIESLCPDCRNFIKKMLYPTWKTLENTGIMNLQLVPYGNAEETAVGDKWNFTCQHGAMECWGNLLETCTLHFEKFPTAFDIIHCAEVATFPIDAYSKCVTKFGADFDQINECAKGDLGNQLEHEMALQTAALVPPHKYVPWVTVNGDHTEDMEKKAEADLLSLVCSTYQGTQPKECQPTKIFL